The following coding sequences lie in one Yamadazyma tenuis chromosome 3, complete sequence genomic window:
- a CDS encoding uncharacterized protein (COG:S; EggNog:ENOG503P0FY) has protein sequence MADISRLTDMGFTEEQSRRALTLANNDVEKAIGFLVGESVEISNKEEVPDFTLLMSNQQNSFDSEVPAYEYSTSHIIAVSDDEGYEGAIDNSDSTTPDITLQLPKPKPREDGVPPVIVSPNPSRYDLVASAILTALLQIDEVKAKLKLPSESSFLTKLKGLIDEVETGENDYVVSNLAFPEDDSNTIEEFIPNIYDAITEEYEEEFNDDSLKVLVKSTVQTSEDEASQDISVIEIETDTRYSDIYDSLNELFWGKDLENLDNITFANIGSVLTFCYNGEDMAYYKTPMKLRDTIYPQVYSKELVPKLMEMNNKFTQLNHSKTELSNQLMKLSIFQGKRISAFLSQSQDFLQDSSAKAKLSSLHEKLNEEKLKLNKEMTDLLRSVDSYYIKNPANVTEGLKPYKAIFVGLNESEYFYFNKATDCWVSVSIGNNLDFAQEFTDFETVKTIILERSRQRTIPFYIIYCEEDKLYQKYEIEEPKNTNGEPNLIDLNDNDDNERKENDKVHE, from the coding sequence ATGGCAGATATATCCCGTTTAACCGATATGGGGTTCACCGAGGAACAATCTCGAAGAGCATTAACACTAGCGAAcaatgatgttgaaaaGGCCATTGGATTTTTAGTAGGCGAGCTGGTAGAAATATCAAACAAAGAGGAAGTCCCTGATTTCACCTTGTTAATGTCAAACCAACAAAACAGCTTTGATTCAGAAGTACCCGCCTACGAGTACAGCACAAGTCATATCATTGCTGTTAGCGATGATGAAGGATATGAGGGAGCAATAGACAACAGTGATTCTACCACTCCAGACATCACTCTTCAGTTGCCAAAACCCAAACCCAGAGAGGATGGCGTTCCACCCGTGATCGTGTCGCCAAATCCCAGTCGGTATGATCTTGTTGCTTCAGCAATATTAACGGCATTGCTACAGATTGATGAGGTCAAAGCCAAACTCAAACTACCATCCGAGAGTTCCTTTTTGACAAAGTTAAAGGGTTTAATCGATGAAGTAGAAACGGGTGAAAATGACTATGTGGTAAGCAATTTGGCATTCCCTGAAGACGACTCGAATACTATTGAAGAGTTCATTCCCAATATCTATGACGCTATAACTGAGGAGTATGAGGAAGAATTCAACGATGACTCCTTGAAAGTGCTAGTAAAGTCCACCGTTCAAACGTCAGAAGATGAAGCGTCTCAAGATATCTCTGttattgagattgagaCCGATACTAGATATCTGGATATTTATGATTCTTTGAACGAGCTTTTCTGGGGcaaggatttggaaaacttaGACAACATTACTTTCGCCAACATTGGGTCGGTATTGACCTTTTGTTATAATGGTGAGGATATGGCCTATTACAAGACGCCAATGAAACTTAGAGATACCATTTACCCACAAGTGTACTCCAAGGAGCTCGTACCTAAGTTAATGGAaatgaacaacaagttcaCCCAATTGAACCACTCCAAAACTGAGCTTtccaaccagttgatgaaactTCTGATATTCCAAGGAAAGCGTATCAGTGCATTTCTCAGTCAGTCACAGgatttccttcaagacTCGAGTGCCAAAGCTAAGTTGAGCCTGTTGCACGAAAAGCTCAATGAGGAAAAGTTAAAGCTTAACAAAGAAATGACAGATCTCTTGAGATCAGTCGACTCTTATTACATAAAGAACCCGGCGAACGTCACAGAAGGGCTCAAACCGTACAAGGCGATCTTCGTGGGCTTGAATGAATCTGAATACTTTTATTTCAACAAGGCAACTGACTGTTGGGTAAGTGTTAGCATCGGGAACAATTTGGATTTCGCCCAAGAATTCACTGATTTCGAAACCGTCAAAACCATTATTTTAGAGAGATCCAGACAACGCACGATTCCGTTCTACATAATTTACTGTGAAGAAGACAAGCTTTACCAGAAGTATGAAATTGAGGAACCCAAGAATACCAATGGGGAACCTAACTTAATTGACCTCAATGATAACGATGATAATGAGCGAAAGGAGAATGATAAAGTACATGAGTAA
- the UBA1 gene encoding E1 ubiquitin-activating protein (EggNog:ENOG503NURC; BUSCO:EOG09260ERO; COG:H) has product MTDMQVDTPPIGSIDEGLYSRQLYVLGKEAMLKMQNANVLIIGLKGLGIEIAKNIALAGVKSLALYDPTTIEIQHLSSQFFLSEKDIGKQIDEVSSIKLSELNQYVPISILPDLAESNLSQFKCIVVTDLLSLEDQVKLNEFTHSHDIGYIQANIKGLFGQLFVDLGDHFTVIDQDGEEPLTGIVSDIEKNGTVTMLDDSRHGLQDGDYVKFKEVEGMPKLNESEKPFKIEVLGPYAYKIGIDESYGTYVKGGIYQQVKMPKTLKFDKLVDQLKKPSFSVSDFAKFDRLNTYHYGFQALAGFQVKNNGKLPRPYNKEDFNELLTYAQQIRTSSPVPDDEGDLDEALIEELSYQARGDAPGVNTFFGGLIAQEVLKCVSSKFSPMQQWLYFDSLESLPNVKHYPRNEEVTKPLGTRYDNQVALFGKDFVEAVQNLRVFLVGSGAIGCEMLKNWAMMGLGSGPNGKIIVTDNDSIEKSNLNRQFLFRPKDVGKFKSEVAKAAVEAMNPQLVGKIEASLEKVGSDTEHIFGDKFWNDLDLVTNALDNVEARTYIDRRCIFYKKPLLESGTLGTKGNTQVVIPNLTESYSSSQDPPEKSIPLCTLRSFPNKIDHTIAWAKSLFQGYFLESPESVNLYLSQPNYVEQTLKQNPDIKGTLENISEYLNKRPYTFDDCVKWARAQFELKFNHDIQQLLYNFPKDAKTSNGGNFWSGPKRAPDALVFDINNKNHYDFIAGGANLLAYVYGLKPSNEDLDYYTKVLSETKIEPFAPKTGVAIAANDNEAEEQMKNMNNTVDDDSLKKIAASLPEPSTLAGYRLNPIEFEKDDDTNHHIQFITAASNCRAENYSIEPVDYSKTKFIAGKIIPAIATTTALVTGLVCLELYKVLDKSKSIEDFKNGFINLALPFIGFSEPIKSQKGKYNDTEFDQIWDRFELTGHLTLQELLDHFEKNEGLEITMLSYGVSLLYASFFPPKKIKERSSMKLTDLIKEISKKDIPEHVSTLIFEVCCDDQSGEDVEVPYICVKLN; this is encoded by the coding sequence atgaCGGACATGCAAGTTGACACACCTCCCATCGGATCTATAGATGAGGGTTTGTACTCCAGACAGTTGTATGTTTTGGGAAAGGAAGCGATGTTGAAAATGCAAAATGCAAATGTATTAATAATCGGATTGAAGGGGTTAGGTATCGAAATCGCTAAGAACATCGCATTGGCCGGtgtcaagtctttggcaTTATACGATCCTACCACCATCGAGATACAACATTTGTCAAGTCAGTTTTTCTTATCGGAAAAGGATATCGGTAAgcaaattgatgaagtttCTTCTATCAAGTTGAGTGAATTGAATCAGTATGTTCCCATCTCAATATTGCCTGATCTTGCGGAGTCTAACTTGTCTCAATTCAAGTGTATTGTTGTGACTGATTTGTTAAGTTTGGAAGACCaggtgaagttgaacgaGTTCACCCACAGTCACGATATTGGGTATATTCAAGCTAACATAAAGGGGTTGTTTGGTCAATTGTTCGTGGACTTGGGTGACCATTTCACCGTTATTGACCAAGACGGAGAAGAACCTTTAACCGGAATAGTTTCTGACATTGAAAAGAATGGAACTGTGACCATGTTGGATGACAGCAGACACGGTTTACAAGATGGTGATTACgtgaagttcaaagaagttgaaggcatgcccaagttgaacgagAGTGAAAAACCTTTCAAGATTGAAGTGTTAGGTCCTTATGCTTACAAAATTGGAATTGATGAATCCTATGGAACTTATGTCAAAGGTGGTATTTACCAACAAGTGAAGATGCCCAAAACCTTAaagtttgacaagttggtggatCAATTAAAGAAACCTTCCTTCTCTGTGAGTGACTTCGCCAAGTTTGACAGGCTCAATACCTATCACTATGGATTCCAGGCTTTGGCCGGCTTTCAAGTTAAAAACAATGGTAAGTTGCCTCGTCCTTACAATAAGGAAGATTTCAACGAATTGTTAACCTACGCCCAACAAATCAGAACTTCTCTGCCAGTACctgatgatgaaggtgacttggatgaagctttaattgaagaattgtcTTACCAGGCCAGAGGTGATGCTCCCGGTGTCAATaccttctttggtggattGATTGCTCAAGAAGTCTTGAAGTGTGTGTCCTCAAAGTTCAGTCCTATGCAACAATGGCTCTACTTTGACTCTCTAGAGAGTTTACCAAATGTGAAGCATTACCCCAGAAACGAAGAAGTTACTAAGCCATTGGGTACTAGATATGATAATCAGGTTGCGTTATTTGGtaaagattttgttgaagctgttCAAAACTTGAGAGTTTTCTTGGTTGGGTCTGGAGCGATTGGATGTgaaatgttgaagaactgggCAATGATGGGTTTAGGCTCTGGTCCAAATGGTAAGATCATCGTCACTGATAATGATTCCATTGAGAAGTCAAACTTGAACCGTCAATTCTTGTTCAGACCAAAGGATGTTGGTAAGTTTAAATCtgaagttgcaaaagctgCAGTGGAAGCCATGAACCCTCAGTTGGTTGGAAAGATAGAAGCCTCTTTGGAAAAGGTTGGTTCTGATACAGAACACATCTTCGGTGATAAATTTTGGAACGACTTAGACTTGGTTACCAACGCTTTGGATAACGTTGAAGCCAGAACATACATAGATCGTCGTTGTATCTTCTACAAGAAGCCATTGTTGGAATCAGGAACATTAGGAACTAAAGGTAACACTCAAGTGGTTATTCCAAACTTGACAGAATCctattcttcttctcaagACCCACCTGAAAAGTCTATTCCATTATGTACGTTGAGATCTTTCCCAAACAAAATTGACCATACTATTGCCTGGGCCAAATCTTTATTCCAAGGCTACTTCCTTGAAAGTCCTGAAAGTGTCAATTTATATTTGAGCCAACCAAACTATGTTGAACAAACCTTGAAACAAAACCCAGACATCAAAGGAACTTTGGAGAACATTTCagagtacttgaacaagagaCCGTACACCTTTGATGACTGCGTCAAATGGGCCAGAGCTCAATTTGAACTCAAATTCAACCATGATATTCAACAattgttgtacaactttCCTAAAGATGCTAAAACTTCAAATGGTGGAAATTTCTGGTCTGGACCCAAGAGAGCTCCAGATGCTTTGGTGTTCGATATCAACAATAAGAATCACTACGACTTTATTGCTGGTGGTGCTAACTTGTTGGCATATGTGTATGGTTTGAAGCCATCAAACGAAGACTTAGATTACTATACTAAGGTTTTAAGTGAAACAAAGATTGAACCATTTGCTCCAAAGACTGGAGTGGCGATTGCTGCCAACGATaatgaagctgaagaacAAATGAAAAACATGAACAACACcgttgatgatgattcttTAAAGAAGATTGCTGCTTCATTGCCGGAACCAAGTACTTTAGCTGGTTACAGATTGAACCCAATcgaatttgaaaaagatgatGACACTAATCACCACATCCAGTTCATTACAGCAGCTTCTAACTGTAGAGCTGAAAACTACTCCATTGAACCGGTTGATTACTCTAAGACCAAATTTATTGCCGGTAAGATTATTCCTGCTATTGCTACTACCACTGCTTTGGTCACCGGGTTGGTTTGTTTAGAGTTATACAAAGTCTTGGACAAATCAAAGTCCATTGAAGACTTTAAGAATGGGtttatcaacttggccttaCCTTTCATTGGTTTCAGTGAGCCAATCAAATCACAAAAGGGTAAGTATAATGACACCGAGTTTGACCAGATTTGGGACAGATTTGAGCTTACTGGGCATCTCACATTGCAAGAGTTACTCGATcattttgagaagaatgAAGGGTTAGAAATCACCATGTTGTCTTATGGAGTCTCCTTATTGTATGCTTCTTTCTTCCCTCCTaaaaagatcaaagaaaggtcttcaatgaaattgactGACCtcatcaaggaaatcagCAAGAAAGATATTCCAGAACATGTTTCTACCTTGATTTTTGAAGTCTGCTGTGACGACCAAAGTGgagaagatgttgaagttccaTATATTTGTGTTAAGTTGAATTAA
- the HST6 gene encoding ATP-dependent permease (COG:Q; EggNog:ENOG503NU2T), which produces MKQDPFSDKNQPDIELEPMSSNFESELSDATKVSLFKFTKRSDFINIIPGVIFSAISALATPAQTILYGRIFTKLSTYYIGDYNTFHDFIKAVGIYCWMIIVVGAAKSILTFFSVLFWMRNGETHQRRVRRQIFAKIIIQDNIEWVENFKNVNGEINQLNRCIEELRTGNAEVLGLMTSGVVGAVALFIVAMVFSWSVTLVVLALTPFFALSSWFTGKLAYRFANKENIYSAKSSKIINWCILNAPIPRVFNGKIIEILNFRKLVNQCSTFNYKYENVVTLNMGILRVLSLLMFVQAFWFGNTMIRLRKLNVNEVFTAFSACLMLAESVSSITELIGEIYRAQAANGRLVEFLNLHNSTEPDQHKMSPTWCNGSIEIKKVSFKYTNKKEFAIRDLNLNIKSNEFNFIIGKSGSGKSTISQLIMAFYKPDAGQILIDGLDVRTIDKRWISKNITLVSSNPIIFDHSLKDNLAMSVLDEYDSLDSIPHGIITEVCDFALLSKLIQRIGGVDQPISNSSVSGGEKQRISIARAKLRDTPILIIDEGLSALDQKNRITLLNSIRQWREGKTTIFITHQLDQIFPNDVVFIIQDGATKNQGYMRELSEEPLIKRTAIRTHSFSSGSSDESQDYSDSELKDDSVRVSQIKEYNYLKNPFVLKDVEALKIGANEKIYSLGKILLYYIKTANSKSLALLGLFFAAVHAVSNPIFSYIFSRLLENMIDISIGVDRSSRLRVWSTYAIACAIVNGATYFLANFLLAVSSEKWINMLRKRSLTKINDQDMSFFHEEGHKPVFLNALLMNDTRDLRTMVSKFLAVSISLTFLVLLGCIFALVLGWRLALTGIAFAFIIIVVSVVYATVLRKFETSYKDRVNDLETINFELVNGMKTVHSLNLKSFFELQFNLKSSALGRAASKRALHTGFCLAIKELLMAVATGVILYYGMRLVGDTMYRRLQFLQVITLLLMTFTAAGSLLNELPDITRGQRCATHIINLLKLPDSKVETEGTEKPAEVYKDSILQFSNIRFGYTPTKQVLKNVSFNIKEEDIFAIIGESGSGKSTITNLIMRLYGNYEGSIKLNGTEISQVNVEFLREYISIVPQNPVFFEGTIYDNLTYGLSKESLINSNVDEYLKTCNIFSFTNSLPDGLQSDIGSLTENSLISTGQLQRLAMARALIRQPKVLILDECTSNLDTQNFNIFKELILKANQEMGVTVIIVSHDTELYSIATKSINLSNGTIVN; this is translated from the coding sequence ATGAAGCAAGATCCTTTTAGTGATAAAAACCAGCCTGATATAGAGTTGGAGCCCATGAGTTCCAACTTCGAATCGGAGCTTCTGGATGCCACCAAAGTCAGTTTATTCAAGTTTACTAAGAGAAGTGACTTCATAAATATCATCCCCGGAGTAATCTTTTCTGCCATAAGTGCTTTAGCCACTCCCGCACAGACCATCCTTTATGGAAGGAtattcaccaagttgtcTACTTATTACATTGGTGACTACAATACTTTCcatgatttcatcaaagcAGTGGGCATCTACTGTTGGATGATTATAGTGGTTGGTGCAGCCAAGCTGATATTGACATTCTTTCTGGTTTTGTTCTGGATGAGAAATGGTGAAACCCACCAGAGAAGAGTAAGAAGACAGATCTTTGCTAAGATCATCATTCAAGATAATATAGAATGGGTTGAAAACTTTAAAAACGTCAATGGGGAAATAAACCAGTTGAACAGATGtattgaagagttgagaACAGGAAACGCAGAAGTATTGGGGTTGATGACTCTGGGGGTCGTGGGAGCCGTGGCCTTGTTCATAGTGGCTATGGTGTTCTCCTGGTCGGTGACATTAGTGGTGTTAGCCTTGACCCCTTTCTTTGCTTTATCTTCCTGGTTTACTGGTAAATTGGCTTATAGGTTTGCAAACAAAGAGAATATCTACTCCGCTAAGTCATCTAAGATTATTAACTGGTGTATCTTAAATGCCCCTATTCCTAGGGTGTTTAATGGAAAGATCATAGAGATCCTTAATTTCAGAAAGTTGGTCAACCAGTGTTCTACCTTCAACTACAAATATGAAAATGTAGTTACTTTGAACATGGGGATCTTGAGAGTCttatcattgttgatgtttgTCCAAGCATTCTGGTTCGGTAACACCATGATCAGGTTGAGAAAGCTTAATGTCAATGAAGTGTTCACAGCATTTTCTGCTTGCTTGATGTTAGCTGAGTCTGTTTCAAGTATCACTGAATTGATTGGAGAAATCTACAGAGCTCAAGCTGCTAAtggaagacttgttgaatttttgaacttgCACAACTCAACAGAACCCGACCAACACAAGATGTCTCCCACATGGTGCAATGGATCTATCGAAATCAAGAAGGTACTGTTTAAAtacaccaacaagaaagagTTTGCAATTCgggacttgaacttgaacatcaagTCAAACGAGTTCAACTTTATCATTGGAAAGTCGGGAAGTGGTAAGTCGACTATCTCCCAGTTGATAATGGCTTTCTATAAACCTGATGCTGGTCAAATCCTTATTGACGGTCTTGATGTGCGTACTATTGACAAGCGCTGGATTAGTAAGAACATCACTTTAGTTCTGCTGAATCCAATTATTTTTGAccattctttgaaagacaacTTAGCAATGTCAGTGTTAGATGAATATGACTCCCTTGATAGTATTCCACACGGTATAATTACTGAAGTTTGTGATTTTGCTCTTTTGTCTAAGTTGATCCAGAGAATAGGTGGTGTCGATCAGCCCATTTCCAACTCAAGTGTGTCGGGTGGTGAGAAGCAGAGAATTTCAATTGCCAGAGCCAAGTTGCGGGACACGCCGATATTGATAATTGATGAAGGTTTAAGTGCTTTGGATCAAAAGAATAGAATCACTTTACTTAATTCCATCAGACAGTGGAGAGAAGGTAAGACTACTATTTTCATCACTCATCAGTTAGACCAAATTTTTCCCAACGATGTTGTCTTTATTATCCAAGATGGTGCTACTAAGAATCAGGGATACATGAGGGAACTCTCTGAGGAGCCACTCATCAAACGTACTGCAATAAGAACTCATAGTTTCTCAAGTGGTTCAAGTGATGAACTGCAAGATTACTCCGATCTGGAATTAAAAGATGACTCGGTAAGAGTTTCTCAAATCAAAGAATacaactacttgaagaatccatTTGTGTTGAAGGACGTCGAAGCCTTAAAGATAGGCGCAAATGAAAAGATATACTCATTGGGgaagattcttctttattACATTAAGACCGCCAATTCTAAATCGCTCGCCTTGCTCGGTCtcttttttgcagccgttCATGCGGTATCCAATCCTATTTTCTCGTACATCTTTTCAAGGTTATTGGAAAATATGATCGACATTTCtattggtgttgatagATCTTCTCGATTGAGAGTCTGGTCCACTTATGCTATTGCTTGTGCAATTGTCAATGGTGCTACTTACTTTTTGGCTAACTTTTTATTGGCTGTGTCCTCTGAAAAATGGATTAATATGTTAAGAAAACGGAGTCTTACAAAGATCAATGACCAAGACATGAGTTTCTTCCATGAAGAAGGCCACAAACCTGTATTTTTAAATGCCTTGTTAATGAATGATACCAGAGATTTAAGAACAatggtttccaagttccTTGCTGTTAGTATCTCACTAACATTTTTGGTATTATTGGGTTGTATCTTTGCGTTGGTTTTGGGATGGAGATTGGCCTTAACTGGAATTGCTTTTGCCTTCATTATTATTGTTGTGTCGGTGGTCTACGCCACTGTGCTAAGAAAGTTTGAAACCAGCTACAAGGATAGAGTaaatgacttggaaaccatTAACTTTGAGTTGGTAAACGGTATGAAAACGGTCCATTCGCTCAACTTAAAGAGCTTCTTCGAGCTCCAGTTTAATCTCAAGTCTTCTGCGTTGGGTAGGGCCGCTTCAAAAAGAGCCCTTCACACTGGGTTCTGTCTTGCTATAAAAGAACTCCTAATGGCTGTTGCTACTGGTGTGATCCTTTACTACGGTATGAGATTGGTTGGTGATACAATGTACAGAAGATTGCAGTTCTTACAGGTTATTACTTTATTGCTTATGACTTTCACTGCAGCGGGTAGTCTTTTGAATGAATTACCTGATATCACCAGAGGGCAAAGATGTGCCACTCACATAATAAATCTTTTGAAGTTACCAGACTCAAAGGTTGAAACGGAAGGTACTGAAAAGCCTGCTGAAGTATACAAGGACtccattcttcaattttcCAACATCCGTTTCGGTTACACTCCAACGAAACAAGTCTTGAAAAAtgtttctttcaatatcaaagaAGAGGATATTTTTGCCATTATTGGTGAAAGTGGATCTGGTAAGTCGACCATAACCAACTTGATAATGAGACTTTATGGCAATTATGAAGGTTCAATAAAATTGAACGGCACTGAAATATCTCAAGTTAACGTTGAGTTCTTGAGAGAATACATTTCAATTGTTCCACAGAACCCagtcttctttgaaggtaCAATTTATGACAACTTAACTTATGGATTATCCAAGGAGAGCCTAATAAATTCCAACGTTGATGAATACTTGAAAACTTGCAACATTTTCTCCTTCACCAACAGTTTACCAGATGGTTTGCAATCAGACATCGGTTCTTTAACTGAAAACTCATTAATTTCTACAGGTCAATTACAAAGATTAGCAATGGCCAGGGCCTTGATCAGACAACCTAAAGTCCTTATACTTGATGAATGTACCAGCAATTTGGATACGCAGAAtttcaatatcttcaaagagCTAATTCTCAAAGCGAATCAAGAGATGGGGGTAACCGTTATCATAGTTAGCCATGATACTGAGTTATACAGCATTGCTACAAAATCCATCAATTTGAGCAACGGTACTATAGTAAACTGA
- a CDS encoding uncharacterized protein (EggNog:ENOG503NU3S; COG:G) has product MGKYDDAHEFIHKFDSSEKQDEINIASVYRKIDMRILPLLSGIYFLQFLDKALINYAGVMGIKDHLDNPAQFSDLATILYAGYIICEPFVAFGFQKLPFAKFFGVSIVLWGVVVTLHSACLNYSSLMAIRFLLGCVEATAASGVLVCNGMWYSHKQQLSRFGIITSQVGSATVVGGLLSFGFQHVVNGSLESWQILFLVMGLITVVFGVMVLVILPDNPMNCKFLTDQEKLALLDHLKDNQTGIENKTFKWAHVKSYLKDKQSWLIHILTIISMIPTGAINTFSVTIIGTFGFDSKKSALMQMPVGVSSILAILIPMYSLYYLKGNYRTAMFVGLLLIAIAGYFILIYCTNTYANLFAVYFGNAGTCVITLIYSWNNRNTAGYTKRLIRNCGTMICIAIGGLIGPQLFKTDAPRYLPAKIALLVISFVSIPLVVLLGFVSRWENQKRDNISEKDSSDFHDHYGDDFEYKDLTDVENIHFRYGY; this is encoded by the coding sequence ATGGGAAAGTACGATGATGCTCATGAGTTCATTCATAAGTTTGATAGCAGCGAAAAGcaagatgaaatcaacattGCAAGTGTGTATCGCAAGATTGACATGAGAATCTTACCTTTACTATCTGGAATTTACTTTTTGCAGTTTTTAGATAAAGCCTTGATCAACTACGCTGGTGTAATGGGAATAAAGGACCACCTTGATAATCCTGCTCAGTTCAGTGACTTGGCCACAATTCTTTATGCTGGGTACATTATATGTGAACCATTTGTGGCATTTGggtttcaaaaacttccaTTTGCCAAGTTTTTTGGAGTTTCTATCGTTCTCTGGGGTGTGGTTGTGACCTTACATTCTGCTTGTCTTAATTATTCCAGCTTGATGGCAATTCGGTTTTTACTAGGATGTGTGGAAGCTACTGCAGCATCTGGTGTTTTAGTTTGCAATGGAATGTGGTATTCTCACAAGCAACAATTATCCAGATTTGGTATCATCACCAGTCAAGTAGGACTGGCTACTGTTGTTGGGGGATTGTTGTCCTTTGGATTTCAGCACGTGGTGAACGGTTCTTTAGAAAGTTGGCAAATTCTattcttggtgatgggtCTTATAACAGTGGTTTTCGGAGTTATGGTTTTGGTGATTCTTCCAGATAACCCTATGAATTGCAAATTTTTGACAGATCAAGAGAAGCTTGCACTCTTGGACCATCTCAAGGACAACCAGACGGGAATTGAAAATAAGACCTTCAAATGGGCCCATGTAAAGTCTTATTTAAAAGATAAGCAGAGTTGGTTGATTCACATTCTAACTATCATCAGTATGATTCCAACCGGTGCAATCAACACATTTTCGGTGACTATCATTGGGacttttggatttgatagTAAAAAATCAGCTTTGATGCAAATGCCAGTTGGTGTATCATCTATTCTTGCAATTCTTATTCCTATGTACTCATTGTACTACCTCAAAGGGAACTATAGAACCGCCATGTTTGTGGGCCTCCTTCTTATTGCCATTGCCGGATACTTCATTTTAATTTACTGCACTAATACGTATGCCAACTTATTTGCAGTGTACTTTGGAAATGCAGGTACTTGTGTTATTACATTGATATACTCATGGAACAACAGGAATACCGCAGGATATACCAAACGATTGATTCGTAATTGTGGAACCATGATTTGTATAGCTATCGGCGGTTTGATTGGGCCCCAGTTATTCAAAACTGATGCGCCCCGGTACTTGCCTGCTAAAATTGCTTTATTGGTTATCAGCTTTGTTTCTATTCCTTTagttgttcttcttgggtttgtttcaagatgggaaaaccaaaagagaGACAACATTTCAGAGAAAGACTCCTCGGACTTTCATGATCATTATGGTGATGACTTTGAGTACAAGGACCTAACTGACGTTGAAAATATTCATTTTAGATATGGTTATTAG